Proteins encoded in a region of the Paenibacillus pedocola genome:
- a CDS encoding UvrD-helicase domain-containing protein has product MTIRSTIEEKPEGSFWSDDQWRAIAGSGDDILVAAAAGSGKTAVLVERIIRKISNSQNGFSVDRLLVATFTKAAASEMRQRIREALERKLEEAEGADGEEREDTDHLRRQLALLGRASITTLHSFCLEVIRRYYQLIPIDPGFRILNEHEAEMMRQELLEELLEEKYGEISEDGTDSVFVKLVDWFSGERSDDAVHSLVQRLHDFARSHPWPSQWLRDTAADFSLPDTESLGHTAWVQSILGEAKLTLDGAASQLIQGRDIALQPGGPAPYADSLAEDLAMVRGLQEAVASRPWGELYDIFVEISFGKLKACKKDSTDPGLQEAVKDLRDNVKKSLLELQKSLFGRPAASYLAELHEAAPLMQELAETVIAFGERYRAEKAGRALVDFSDLEHYCLQILRHPDSQPGRSLPSDAAMEYRDQFDEVLLDEYQDTNSVQEEIVRLISRESPGNRFMVGDMKQSIYRFRLAEPGLFLDKYNSFSSVNAAGYGEPEDDGTDMNAENRTGENSGSGGMVIDLARNFRSRMEVVNAVNMIFRQIMDKTVAEISYDQRAELVYGANFPGAEEKGPDTYFAPELLLIDRGASGGRTEEAGEDGELPAQENEAAESETAQLEARAIARRISQMTGMTGSAPLLIYDKSLRIMRPVVYGDIVILLRSARIWTPLMIEELRLEGIPAFGDQNKGYFQATEVEIALSLLQIVDNPSQDIPLAGVLRSPVVGLSEEELATVRLCSNGTFFDALLAAAGERRAGSGGGVDYFTGLDQDEDPAAAEYRYGRDKVQAETAVSMEPFAGEDSAEAAAEQIPQRLREKLLHFLEQLDSWRNAARQGSLSTLIWRIYGESGYLEWVGGLPGGFQRQNNLKALYDRAVQFENDTSARGLFRFLVFINRLRENGGDLGVAGGSGEEAGGVRIMTIHKSKGLEFPVVFLAGMAKPFNRQDLYSPFLMHKELGFGPRFVERETRVSYPTLPYLAINRRSRLELLAEEMRVLYVGLTRPRDKMILVGTLRDVPRAVSAWTSTQNREELLLPDHLLARGRSYLDWVGPALIRHPGAAMLRKLAGVEGTGSTVLHGDSSNWSISVQDAAGLSSGAFLAGEDDTAKNEEKRLVLEALRKAKPVSAYGTAAAPEIAVRLEWQYPLAAASAIPAKTSVTELKAMLSLQEQPSYDLLEEGVPVRSVKGHKRQGNAARAESLHLRRPKFMEKRGLSSTERGTAYHTVMQHIPLDGPVDRTILVASLAELTRVAILSEEQAEAVDLGEVEAFYASELGHRLLHAEWKRREQPFSYMVPAGEAYQGLDYYDEAEGLSAANGGALGEAVLIQGVIDCLFREEGRLILLDYKTDAVLEHQGGVEALKEKYRFQLELYSKALYDILGEPVSEIWLYFFDGGHAVKL; this is encoded by the coding sequence GTGACAATTAGAAGCACAATCGAAGAGAAGCCGGAGGGCAGTTTTTGGAGCGATGACCAGTGGCGGGCCATAGCCGGCAGCGGCGACGATATTCTGGTAGCGGCGGCAGCAGGCTCAGGCAAAACTGCGGTGCTGGTAGAACGGATTATCCGAAAAATCAGTAACAGCCAGAATGGCTTCAGTGTGGACCGGCTGCTCGTCGCCACCTTCACCAAAGCTGCAGCCTCGGAAATGCGCCAGCGGATCCGCGAAGCGCTGGAGCGGAAGCTGGAGGAGGCGGAAGGTGCAGATGGGGAAGAACGTGAAGATACAGATCATTTGCGCCGCCAGCTCGCCCTCCTCGGCAGGGCATCCATTACCACGCTGCACTCCTTCTGCCTGGAGGTCATCCGCCGCTATTACCAGCTCATCCCGATAGATCCCGGATTCCGGATTCTGAATGAGCATGAGGCGGAGATGATGCGGCAGGAACTGCTGGAAGAATTGCTGGAAGAGAAATACGGGGAAATCTCGGAAGACGGGACGGACAGTGTGTTCGTGAAGCTGGTTGACTGGTTCAGCGGGGAACGCAGCGACGATGCGGTGCATTCTCTTGTGCAGCGGCTGCATGACTTTGCCCGCAGCCATCCCTGGCCGTCGCAGTGGCTGCGGGATACCGCAGCTGACTTTTCGCTCCCGGACACGGAGAGTCTGGGACACACGGCATGGGTGCAGAGCATTCTCGGCGAAGCTAAGCTGACGCTGGATGGAGCGGCCAGCCAGCTGATACAGGGACGTGACATCGCTCTGCAGCCCGGCGGCCCTGCGCCGTATGCGGACAGCCTGGCAGAAGATCTTGCCATGGTACGCGGACTGCAGGAGGCGGTGGCCTCACGGCCCTGGGGAGAGCTATATGATATCTTTGTGGAAATATCGTTCGGCAAACTGAAGGCCTGCAAGAAGGATTCAACCGATCCCGGACTGCAGGAGGCGGTTAAAGACCTGCGTGACAATGTGAAAAAGAGCCTGCTTGAGCTGCAAAAGTCGCTGTTCGGCCGTCCTGCCGCTTCTTATCTGGCAGAGCTGCATGAGGCGGCCCCGCTGATGCAGGAGCTGGCGGAAACAGTCATCGCCTTCGGGGAACGCTACCGCGCAGAGAAGGCTGGCCGGGCGCTTGTGGATTTCAGTGATTTGGAGCATTACTGCCTGCAAATCCTGCGCCATCCCGACTCACAGCCGGGCCGTTCCCTGCCTTCAGATGCGGCAATGGAATACCGTGACCAGTTCGATGAAGTGCTGCTGGATGAATATCAGGATACGAACAGCGTGCAGGAGGAAATTGTGCGGCTGATCTCCCGGGAATCACCGGGCAACCGTTTTATGGTCGGCGATATGAAACAGAGCATTTACCGGTTCAGGCTCGCTGAGCCGGGTCTGTTTCTGGACAAATATAACAGCTTCAGTTCCGTGAACGCAGCAGGGTACGGTGAGCCGGAGGATGACGGCACCGATATGAATGCTGAGAATAGGACTGGTGAGAATAGCGGTTCGGGCGGCATGGTCATTGACCTGGCTCGCAATTTCCGCAGCCGGATGGAAGTTGTGAATGCCGTCAATATGATTTTCCGGCAGATTATGGACAAGACGGTTGCCGAAATCAGCTACGACCAGCGTGCAGAGCTGGTATACGGAGCGAACTTTCCCGGAGCGGAAGAGAAGGGGCCGGATACTTACTTTGCTCCTGAACTTCTGCTCATCGACCGGGGAGCCTCAGGGGGACGTACCGAGGAAGCCGGAGAAGACGGGGAGCTCCCGGCGCAGGAGAATGAAGCGGCCGAGAGCGAGACGGCGCAGCTGGAAGCGCGGGCGATTGCCCGGCGTATATCCCAGATGACCGGGATGACCGGCAGTGCCCCCCTGCTGATTTACGATAAATCGCTGCGCATCATGCGTCCGGTGGTGTATGGTGACATCGTAATTTTGCTGCGCTCAGCCCGGATCTGGACACCGCTGATGATTGAAGAGCTGCGCCTGGAAGGCATTCCGGCCTTTGGGGATCAGAACAAAGGATATTTTCAGGCGACAGAAGTGGAAATTGCACTTTCCCTGCTGCAGATCGTCGACAACCCAAGTCAGGATATTCCGCTTGCCGGAGTGCTCCGCTCGCCTGTAGTCGGCTTAAGTGAGGAGGAGTTGGCTACTGTTCGCCTGTGCAGCAACGGCACCTTCTTTGATGCTCTCCTGGCAGCTGCCGGGGAGCGGCGGGCGGGAAGCGGCGGGGGAGTCGATTATTTTACCGGACTGGATCAGGATGAGGATCCTGCGGCGGCTGAATATAGATATGGAAGAGATAAGGTTCAAGCAGAGACTGCCGTATCCATGGAGCCTTTTGCCGGAGAAGATTCTGCAGAAGCCGCGGCTGAACAGATTCCGCAGCGGCTGCGGGAGAAGCTGCTGCATTTCCTCGAACAGCTGGACAGCTGGAGGAATGCGGCACGGCAGGGCAGCCTCAGCACATTAATCTGGCGGATATACGGGGAGAGCGGATATCTGGAATGGGTCGGCGGACTGCCGGGCGGATTCCAGCGCCAGAACAATCTCAAAGCACTGTATGACCGGGCTGTACAATTCGAAAACGACACCTCGGCACGCGGATTGTTCCGTTTTCTCGTCTTTATTAACCGGCTTAGAGAGAACGGGGGCGACCTCGGGGTTGCCGGAGGAAGCGGTGAGGAAGCGGGCGGAGTAAGGATTATGACAATACACAAATCCAAGGGGCTGGAATTTCCGGTAGTCTTTTTGGCCGGAATGGCTAAGCCCTTCAACCGCCAGGACCTGTATTCTCCGTTCCTCATGCATAAGGAGCTTGGTTTCGGACCGCGTTTTGTGGAACGGGAGACTAGAGTCAGTTATCCGACTCTCCCTTACTTAGCCATCAACCGCCGGTCACGGCTGGAACTGCTGGCCGAGGAGATGCGGGTGCTGTATGTGGGCTTAACCCGGCCGCGGGATAAAATGATTCTCGTAGGCACGTTAAGAGATGTGCCGCGTGCCGTGTCCGCTTGGACCAGTACGCAGAACCGCGAGGAGCTGCTGCTGCCTGACCATCTGCTGGCCAGGGGACGCAGCTACCTGGATTGGGTAGGACCTGCGCTGATCCGGCATCCAGGCGCGGCCATGTTACGCAAGCTGGCCGGAGTGGAAGGCACCGGATCTACTGTGCTGCATGGCGACAGCTCCAACTGGAGCATCTCGGTGCAGGACGCTGCCGGACTGAGTTCAGGCGCTTTTCTGGCCGGTGAAGATGACACGGCGAAGAACGAGGAGAAGCGGCTGGTGCTCGAAGCCCTGCGCAAGGCTAAACCAGTGTCTGCCTACGGAACAGCAGCCGCTCCGGAGATTGCCGTCAGACTGGAATGGCAGTATCCGCTGGCTGCGGCTTCCGCCATTCCTGCCAAAACCTCAGTAACGGAGCTGAAGGCGATGCTGTCGCTGCAGGAGCAGCCGTCCTATGATTTGTTGGAGGAAGGGGTTCCTGTCAGATCTGTGAAAGGACATAAACGGCAGGGCAATGCGGCCCGGGCGGAGAGCCTCCATCTGCGGCGCCCCAAGTTCATGGAGAAGCGGGGCTTGTCCAGTACGGAACGCGGAACGGCCTATCATACGGTAATGCAGCATATCCCCTTGGACGGGCCTGTTGACCGTACAATACTGGTAGCCTCACTGGCCGAGCTAACCCGGGTGGCTATTCTCAGCGAAGAGCAGGCGGAGGCGGTAGACCTCGGCGAAGTAGAGGCCTTTTATGCCAGCGAGCTGGGGCACAGATTGCTTCACGCCGAATGGAAGCGCAGAGAGCAGCCGTTCAGCTACATGGTTCCGGCTGGTGAAGCGTATCAGGGACTTGATTATTACGATGAGGCGGAAGGGCTGTCAGCCGCAAACGGCGGTGCCCTTGGCGAGGCTGTACTGATCCAGGGGGTCATTGACTGTCTGTTCCGTGAGGAGGGGCGGCTGATTCTGCTGGATTACAAGACAGATGCCGTGCTGGAGCACCAAGGCGGAGTGGAAGCGCTGAAAGAGAAATACCGGTTCCAGCTCGAGCTGTACAGTAAAGCGCTGTATGATATATTAGGCGAGCCGGTCAGCGAGATTTGGCTGTACTTTTTCGACGGCGGACATGCCGTGAAACTATAA
- the addB gene encoding helicase-exonuclease AddAB subunit AddB, producing the protein MTVNFLIGRSGSGKTTKIWEEVSSRLESEPLGAPIIVLVPEQGSFGAERGLLSSGKVKGSIRAQTLSFSRLAYRVKQETGGSASLPISEEGKKMLIYKIISRRKDELKLFGASSDRPGFVERLSSLHTEMKRCCLGAADLEEQLSGIRQSPLASPILTGKLDDLQLVFSDLEQEMSRLYIDEEDRLAELAEHIQDSSYVRGAEIWVDGFHGFTPQEFAVLRELMLHASKVTVALTLDRIYASGLQPHELELFHPAAVTYIKLRGMAEEAGLEVWDEVLAPQVLPRFADSPALAHLERGFGRRARWSGEAAQAREAITISAASSRRTEVESALREMLRLAREDGAKYGEMAVFMRNIGDYESLVAPLFEDYGVPFFLDQKANELHHPLVEFIRSALDVVRRRWRYEDVFRCVKTELLLPLDGSLTREDMDQLENYVLACGIQGYRWTDGKSWRGIPSLSLEGARVVDEVLLARMEACREAITGPLSAFEKRVKKSRSGLELCTAVYLLLQESEAAHKLEKRSAEALEHGEPVLAREHSQLWDAVLDLLDQIAEMMGGERLEFDLFAGVLETGLAELRMGLVPPALDQVLVGTMDRTRTTGVKYAFLLGFNEGVVPAQFKEDGILSEGERLQLENSGMELAPGASRKLLDERFLIYNALTTASNRLWISYATADEEGKVLLPSEIIRQLHGMFPGALAERSLSGFPPAVSPEDAAAGETLQLSFIGQRDQTLRMLIMQLRQWRQGVEIPGIWWDVYNWYLSGDKQRRLPLERLLGSLFYRNSGVPLRRDTSLRLYGGSTLRGSVSRMEKFVACSFSHFASYGLRLKERQLYKLQAPDIGQLFHAALSDMAKRLQEQGRGWGSMTAEECRREAGATVDKLSPLLQGEILMSTKRYGYISRKLKNIVGRASVILGEHARRGSFEPAGLELDFGPGKELPPLRIALPNGCVMEVVGRIDRVDKAESEQGVLLRVIDYKSSQKDLKLHEVYYGLSLQMLTYLDVLLTYSEQWLGRAALPAGTLYFHVHDPLLSSPNGLNREQAEQELLKRFKMKGLLTADREVVSLMDTTLDKGHSSIVPVALKSDGTFYSSASVATPEQWGHLLSAVRTNITEIGTRITEGDVAIQPYRIQQETACTFCSFRPVCQFDEAVEGNGYNNLGKPGKDAIWDLLSRKGGEKP; encoded by the coding sequence ATGACGGTAAACTTTTTGATCGGCCGCTCGGGCAGCGGCAAGACAACAAAAATATGGGAGGAGGTCTCCTCCCGGCTGGAATCGGAGCCGCTGGGAGCGCCGATTATTGTGCTTGTGCCGGAGCAGGGCTCATTCGGGGCGGAACGGGGGCTTCTGAGCAGCGGGAAAGTGAAGGGCAGCATCCGCGCCCAGACGCTCAGCTTCTCCCGGCTGGCTTACCGGGTAAAGCAGGAGACGGGTGGCAGCGCCAGTCTGCCGATCAGCGAGGAAGGCAAAAAAATGCTGATCTACAAAATCATCAGCCGCCGCAAGGATGAGCTGAAGCTGTTTGGCGCGTCCAGCGACAGGCCCGGTTTCGTCGAGCGGTTAAGCAGCCTGCACACAGAAATGAAGCGCTGCTGTCTGGGGGCTGCGGATCTGGAAGAGCAGTTGTCCGGCATCCGGCAGTCACCCTTGGCAAGCCCTATTCTGACAGGCAAGCTGGATGATCTGCAGCTGGTATTCAGCGATTTGGAGCAGGAAATGTCCCGGCTGTATATCGATGAAGAGGACCGTCTGGCCGAGCTGGCCGAGCATATTCAGGATTCCTCGTATGTTCGCGGTGCTGAGATTTGGGTGGATGGCTTCCATGGCTTTACCCCTCAGGAATTTGCAGTGCTGCGTGAGTTAATGCTGCATGCCTCTAAGGTAACAGTAGCACTGACCCTGGACCGGATTTATGCGTCCGGATTGCAGCCTCATGAACTGGAGCTGTTTCATCCGGCGGCTGTGACTTATATCAAGCTGCGTGGGATGGCGGAAGAGGCAGGTCTTGAGGTGTGGGACGAGGTGCTGGCTCCGCAGGTTCTGCCGCGTTTCGCGGACAGTCCAGCCCTTGCCCATCTGGAGCGGGGCTTCGGGCGGCGGGCACGCTGGAGCGGAGAAGCTGCACAGGCCAGGGAAGCGATCACAATCAGTGCTGCCTCCTCACGCCGGACAGAGGTGGAGAGCGCACTCCGGGAGATGCTCCGCCTGGCCCGTGAGGACGGAGCGAAATATGGTGAGATGGCCGTGTTTATGCGGAACATTGGCGATTACGAGTCACTTGTTGCCCCATTGTTTGAAGACTACGGAGTGCCTTTCTTTCTGGACCAGAAGGCGAATGAGCTGCATCACCCGCTGGTGGAGTTTATCCGCTCCGCACTTGATGTGGTGCGCCGCCGCTGGCGTTATGAGGATGTGTTCCGCTGTGTGAAGACTGAGCTGCTGCTTCCGCTTGACGGCAGTCTGACCCGTGAGGATATGGACCAGCTGGAGAACTATGTGCTTGCCTGCGGCATTCAGGGCTACCGCTGGACCGACGGCAAATCATGGCGGGGGATTCCGAGCCTGTCGCTGGAGGGCGCCAGGGTTGTGGATGAAGTGCTGCTGGCGAGAATGGAGGCCTGCCGCGAGGCCATTACAGGGCCACTGTCTGCGTTTGAGAAGCGGGTCAAGAAAAGCCGCAGCGGTCTGGAGCTGTGTACAGCAGTGTATCTGCTCCTTCAGGAATCGGAGGCAGCGCACAAGCTGGAGAAACGAAGCGCAGAGGCTTTGGAGCACGGGGAGCCTGTGCTGGCCCGTGAGCACAGCCAGTTATGGGATGCGGTGCTTGATTTGCTCGATCAGATTGCCGAAATGATGGGCGGAGAGCGCCTGGAGTTTGACTTGTTCGCCGGAGTGCTGGAGACAGGACTTGCCGAGCTCCGGATGGGGCTTGTTCCGCCTGCGCTGGATCAGGTGCTGGTCGGAACGATGGACCGGACCCGGACTACTGGCGTGAAATATGCCTTTTTGCTTGGCTTTAATGAAGGTGTTGTGCCCGCACAATTCAAGGAGGACGGTATACTCTCCGAGGGTGAGCGGCTGCAGCTGGAGAACAGCGGTATGGAGCTGGCTCCCGGGGCTTCCCGTAAGCTGCTCGACGAACGTTTCCTTATTTACAATGCACTCACGACGGCCAGCAACAGACTGTGGATCAGCTATGCAACGGCGGATGAGGAAGGCAAGGTGCTGCTGCCGTCCGAGATTATCCGCCAATTGCACGGTATGTTCCCGGGAGCACTGGCTGAGCGTTCTTTGTCCGGTTTCCCGCCGGCTGTGTCTCCGGAGGATGCTGCTGCGGGTGAGACTCTCCAACTTAGCTTTATCGGACAGCGGGATCAGACGCTGCGCATGCTGATTATGCAGCTGCGGCAATGGCGCCAGGGCGTAGAGATTCCCGGAATATGGTGGGATGTCTATAACTGGTACCTCAGCGGGGATAAGCAGCGGAGATTGCCGCTGGAGCGGCTGCTCGGTTCATTATTCTACCGCAACAGCGGGGTTCCGCTGCGGCGGGATACCAGCCTCAGGTTATATGGAGGCTCAACACTGCGGGGCAGCGTGTCGCGTATGGAGAAATTCGTCGCTTGCTCCTTCTCGCATTTTGCTTCCTACGGCCTGAGATTGAAGGAACGGCAGCTTTACAAGCTTCAGGCGCCGGATATCGGTCAGCTGTTCCATGCGGCGCTGAGTGATATGGCCAAACGCCTGCAGGAGCAAGGCAGAGGCTGGGGCAGTATGACAGCAGAGGAATGCCGGCGCGAAGCCGGGGCTACGGTGGACAAGCTGTCCCCGCTGCTTCAGGGTGAAATTCTAATGAGCACCAAGCGATACGGATACATTTCCCGCAAGCTGAAGAACATTGTCGGGCGCGCCTCGGTTATTCTCGGTGAGCATGCCCGCCGGGGCAGCTTTGAGCCGGCGGGGCTCGAGCTGGATTTTGGCCCGGGCAAAGAGCTTCCCCCGCTGAGAATAGCCCTGCCCAACGGCTGTGTCATGGAGGTTGTTGGCCGGATAGACCGTGTAGACAAAGCCGAGAGCGAGCAGGGGGTACTGCTGCGGGTCATCGACTATAAGTCCAGCCAGAAGGACCTGAAGCTGCATGAAGTCTATTACGGGCTTTCGCTGCAGATGCTGACTTATCTCGACGTGCTGCTCACCTACTCGGAGCAGTGGCTGGGCAGAGCTGCGCTTCCGGCTGGAACACTGTATTTCCATGTGCATGATCCGCTGCTCTCTTCACCGAACGGTCTGAACCGGGAACAGGCGGAGCAGGAGCTGCTCAAGCGGTTCAAAATGAAAGGGCTGCTGACCGCTGACCGCGAGGTTGTCTCCCTGATGGATACAACACTGGATAAAGGACATTCCTCGATCGTACCGGTAGCGCTGAAAAGTGACGGCACCTTCTATAGCAGCGCATCTGTCGCTACACCTGAACAGTGGGGGCATTTGCTGTCTGCGGTACGAACCAATATTACTGAGATCGGGACACGCATTACAGAAGGTGATGTGGCGATCCAGCCGTACAGGATTCAACAGGAAACGGCCTGCACCTTCTGCTCGTTCCGCCCGGTATGCCAGTTTGATGAGGCTGTAGAGGGTAACGGGTACAACAACTTGGGCAAACCCGGCAAAGACGCTATTTGGGACCTGCTGTCCCGCAAAGGAGGAGAGAAGCCGTGA
- a CDS encoding GNAT family N-acetyltransferase — protein MTIEVKKCTLADLHILQELSYETFNDTFKHQNSPDNMQAYLERAFNLNQLEKELSNRSSQFFFVFLNQELAGYLKVNTNGAQTEEMGEGSLEIERIYIKDTFQKHGLGRYMLNKAKEIAIEHQLERIWLGVWDKNENAIAFYQKMGFVQTGAHSFYMGDEEQTDFIMIHTLR, from the coding sequence ATGACTATAGAGGTCAAAAAGTGTACCCTTGCTGATTTACACATTCTTCAAGAGTTAAGTTATGAAACCTTTAATGATACTTTCAAGCATCAGAATTCACCTGATAATATGCAGGCATATCTGGAAAGGGCATTTAACTTAAATCAACTGGAAAAAGAATTATCCAACCGGTCTTCGCAATTCTTTTTTGTTTTTTTGAATCAGGAGCTCGCCGGCTATTTAAAGGTTAATACCAATGGGGCCCAGACTGAAGAAATGGGTGAGGGTTCTCTTGAAATCGAGAGGATTTATATAAAAGACACCTTCCAAAAACATGGTCTTGGCAGATATATGCTTAATAAAGCTAAGGAAATTGCAATAGAACATCAACTGGAGAGAATCTGGTTAGGTGTATGGGACAAAAATGAAAATGCGATCGCCTTTTATCAAAAAATGGGATTTGTACAAACGGGTGCCCACTCCTTTTATATGGGGGATGAAGAACAAACCGACTTTATTATGATCCACACACTCCGGTAA
- a CDS encoding MarR family winged helix-turn-helix transcriptional regulator, protein MKEILREIGMIARALDSISNIEFKEYDLTKGQYLYLVRICENPGIIQEKLAEMIKADRTTAARAIKKLEMNGFIEKKADEHNLKIKKLYPTDQGQQVYPFIKRENDYSNLVALAGFSGSEAEVMAGFLQRVRKNVEKDWEYVKKGNKRDY, encoded by the coding sequence ATGAAGGAAATTCTTCGGGAAATTGGAATGATAGCAAGGGCCTTAGATTCGATAAGCAATATTGAATTCAAAGAATATGACCTTACTAAAGGGCAATATTTGTACCTGGTACGCATATGTGAAAACCCGGGGATCATTCAAGAAAAGTTAGCGGAGATGATAAAGGCAGACCGGACAACAGCAGCCCGTGCGATAAAAAAACTTGAAATGAACGGTTTTATTGAAAAGAAAGCGGATGAGCATAACCTCAAAATTAAAAAACTCTATCCGACAGATCAGGGACAACAGGTATATCCTTTTATAAAAAGAGAAAATGATTATTCAAACCTCGTTGCCTTAGCGGGTTTCTCGGGCAGTGAAGCTGAAGTTATGGCCGGCTTTCTTCAAAGAGTAAGAAAAAATGTGGAGAAAGACTGGGAATATGTCAAAAAGGGAAACAAGAGAGATTATTGA